A region of Pongo pygmaeus isolate AG05252 chromosome 15, NHGRI_mPonPyg2-v2.0_pri, whole genome shotgun sequence DNA encodes the following proteins:
- the FOXA1 gene encoding hepatocyte nuclear factor 3-alpha isoform X1, which translates to MLGTVKMEGHETSDWNSYYADTQEAYSSVPVSNMNSGLGSMNSMNTYMTMNTMTTSGNMTPASFNMSYANPGLGAGLSPGAVAGMPGGSAGAMNSMTAAGVTAMGTALSPGGMGAMGAQQAASMNGLGPYAAAMNPCMSPMAYAPSNLGRSRAGGGGDAKTFKRSYPHAKPPYSYISLITMAIQQAPSKMLTLSEIYQWIMDLFPYYRQNQQRWQNSIRHSLSFNDCFVKVARSPDKPGKGSYWTLHPDSGNMFENGCYLRRQKRFKCEKQPGAGGGGGSGNGGSGAKGGPESRKDPSGASNPSADSPLHRGVHGKAGQLEGAPAPGPAASPQTLDHSGATATGGASELKTPASSSAPPISSGPGALASVPPSHPAHGLAPHESQLHLKGDPHYSFNHPFSINNLMSSSEQQHKLDFKAYEQALQYSPYGSTLPASLPLGSASVTTRSPIEPSALEPAYYQGVYSRPVLNTS; encoded by the exons ATGTTAGGAACTGTGAAGATGGAAGGGCATGAGACCAGCGACTGGAACAGCTACTACGCGGACACGCAGGAG GCCTACTCCTCCGTCCCGGTCAGCAACATGAACTCAGGCCTGGGCTCCATGAACTCCATGAACACCTACATGACCATGAACACCATGACCACAAGCGGCAACATGACCCCGGCGTCCTTCAACATGTCCTATGCCAACCCGGGCCTAGGGGCCGGCCTGAGTCCCGGCGCAGTAGCCGGCATGCCGGGGGGCTCGGCGGGCGCCATGAACAGCATGACTGCGGCTGGCGTGACGGCCATGGGTACGGCGCTGAGTCCGGGCGGCATGGGGGCCATGGGCGCGCAGCAGGCGGCCTCCATGAATGGCCTGGGCCCCTACGCGGCCGCCATGAACCCGTGCATGAGCCCCATGGCGTACGCGCCGTCCAACCTGGGCCGCAGCCgcgccggcggcggcggcgacgccAAGACGTTCAAGCGCAGCTACCCGCACGCCAAGCCGCCCTACTCGTATATCTCGCTCATCACCATGGCCATCCAGCAGGCGCCCAGCAAGATGCTCACGCTGAGCGAGATCTACCAGTGGATCATGGACCTCTTCCCCTACTACCGGCAGAACCAGCAGCGCTGGCAGAACTCCATCCGCCACTCGCTGTCCTTCAATGACTGCTTCGTCAAGGTGGCGCGCTCCCCGGACAAGCCGGGCAAGGGCTCCTACTGGACGCTACACCCGGACTCCGGCAACATGTTCGAGAACGGCTGCTACTTGCGCCGCCAGAAGCGCTTCAAGTGCGAGAAGCAGCCGGGGGCCGGCGGCGGGGGCGGGAGCGGGAACGGGGGCAGCGGCGCCAAGGGCGGCCCTGAGAGCCGCAAGGACCCCTCTGGCGCCTCTAACCCCAGCGCCGACTCGCCCCTCCATCGGGGTGTGCACGGGAAGGCCGGCCAGCTAGAGGGCGCGCCGGCCCCCGGGCCCGCCGCCAGCCCCCAGACTCTGGACCACAGTGGGGCGACGGCGACAGGGGGCGCCTCGGAGTTGAAGACTCCAGCCTCCTCATCTGCGCCCCCCATAAGCTCCGGGCCCGGGGCGCTGGCCTCTGTGCCCCCCTCTCACCCGGCACACGGCTTGGCACCCCACGAGTCCCAGCTGCACCTGAAAGGGGACCCCCACTACTCCTTCAACCACCCGTTCTCCATCAACAACCTCATGTCCTCCTCGGAGCAGCAGCATAAGCTGGACTTCAAGGCATACGAGCAGGCACTGCAGTACTCGCCTTACGGCTCTACGTTGCCCGCCAGCCTGCCTCTAGGCAGCGCCTCGGTGACCACCAGGAGCCCCATCGAGCCCTCAGCCCTGGAGCCGGCGTACTACCAAGGTGTGTATTCCAGACCCGTCCTAAACACTTCCTAG
- the FOXA1 gene encoding hepatocyte nuclear factor 3-alpha isoform X2 — MNSGLGSMNSMNTYMTMNTMTTSGNMTPASFNMSYANPGLGAGLSPGAVAGMPGGSAGAMNSMTAAGVTAMGTALSPGGMGAMGAQQAASMNGLGPYAAAMNPCMSPMAYAPSNLGRSRAGGGGDAKTFKRSYPHAKPPYSYISLITMAIQQAPSKMLTLSEIYQWIMDLFPYYRQNQQRWQNSIRHSLSFNDCFVKVARSPDKPGKGSYWTLHPDSGNMFENGCYLRRQKRFKCEKQPGAGGGGGSGNGGSGAKGGPESRKDPSGASNPSADSPLHRGVHGKAGQLEGAPAPGPAASPQTLDHSGATATGGASELKTPASSSAPPISSGPGALASVPPSHPAHGLAPHESQLHLKGDPHYSFNHPFSINNLMSSSEQQHKLDFKAYEQALQYSPYGSTLPASLPLGSASVTTRSPIEPSALEPAYYQGVYSRPVLNTS, encoded by the coding sequence ATGAACTCAGGCCTGGGCTCCATGAACTCCATGAACACCTACATGACCATGAACACCATGACCACAAGCGGCAACATGACCCCGGCGTCCTTCAACATGTCCTATGCCAACCCGGGCCTAGGGGCCGGCCTGAGTCCCGGCGCAGTAGCCGGCATGCCGGGGGGCTCGGCGGGCGCCATGAACAGCATGACTGCGGCTGGCGTGACGGCCATGGGTACGGCGCTGAGTCCGGGCGGCATGGGGGCCATGGGCGCGCAGCAGGCGGCCTCCATGAATGGCCTGGGCCCCTACGCGGCCGCCATGAACCCGTGCATGAGCCCCATGGCGTACGCGCCGTCCAACCTGGGCCGCAGCCgcgccggcggcggcggcgacgccAAGACGTTCAAGCGCAGCTACCCGCACGCCAAGCCGCCCTACTCGTATATCTCGCTCATCACCATGGCCATCCAGCAGGCGCCCAGCAAGATGCTCACGCTGAGCGAGATCTACCAGTGGATCATGGACCTCTTCCCCTACTACCGGCAGAACCAGCAGCGCTGGCAGAACTCCATCCGCCACTCGCTGTCCTTCAATGACTGCTTCGTCAAGGTGGCGCGCTCCCCGGACAAGCCGGGCAAGGGCTCCTACTGGACGCTACACCCGGACTCCGGCAACATGTTCGAGAACGGCTGCTACTTGCGCCGCCAGAAGCGCTTCAAGTGCGAGAAGCAGCCGGGGGCCGGCGGCGGGGGCGGGAGCGGGAACGGGGGCAGCGGCGCCAAGGGCGGCCCTGAGAGCCGCAAGGACCCCTCTGGCGCCTCTAACCCCAGCGCCGACTCGCCCCTCCATCGGGGTGTGCACGGGAAGGCCGGCCAGCTAGAGGGCGCGCCGGCCCCCGGGCCCGCCGCCAGCCCCCAGACTCTGGACCACAGTGGGGCGACGGCGACAGGGGGCGCCTCGGAGTTGAAGACTCCAGCCTCCTCATCTGCGCCCCCCATAAGCTCCGGGCCCGGGGCGCTGGCCTCTGTGCCCCCCTCTCACCCGGCACACGGCTTGGCACCCCACGAGTCCCAGCTGCACCTGAAAGGGGACCCCCACTACTCCTTCAACCACCCGTTCTCCATCAACAACCTCATGTCCTCCTCGGAGCAGCAGCATAAGCTGGACTTCAAGGCATACGAGCAGGCACTGCAGTACTCGCCTTACGGCTCTACGTTGCCCGCCAGCCTGCCTCTAGGCAGCGCCTCGGTGACCACCAGGAGCCCCATCGAGCCCTCAGCCCTGGAGCCGGCGTACTACCAAGGTGTGTATTCCAGACCCGTCCTAAACACTTCCTAG